Proteins encoded in a region of the Onthophagus taurus isolate NC chromosome 10, IU_Otau_3.0, whole genome shotgun sequence genome:
- the LOC111415491 gene encoding CUGBP Elav-like family member 4 isoform X12 — protein sequence MVQVIEEVKPCRFEFCTVMNRPIQVKPADSENRGDRKLFVGMLSKQQTEEDVRQLFAPFGTIEECTILRGPDGASKGCAFVKFSSHQEAQAAINSLHGSQTMPGASSSLVVKFADTEKERQLRRMQQMAGNMSLLNPFVFNQFGAYGAYAQILAIEEHQQSQQAALMAAATAQGTYINPMAALATQLPHATLNGMANSVVPPTSDFDAGAGTGQPVNGAIPSLPSPTMPTFNMAAQTPNGQPGGGEAVYTNGIHQTYPAHALHLSIPAQGLPNGEAALQHAAAYPGMQPFPGVGFKTSMEMHPIVGEYGCDLVLNLSPAYPAVYGQFPQAIPQPMTAVAPAQREAVGSCILPLSVSGCSISGPEGCNLFIYHLPQEFGDAELMQMFLPFGNVISSKVFIDRATNQSKCFGFVSFDNPASAQAAIQAMNGFQIGMKRLKVQLKRPKDANRPY from the exons ATGGTGCAAGTAATCGAAGAAGTGAAGCCGTGCCGCTTCGAGTTCTGCACTGTT ATGAACCGCCCTATCCAAGTGAAGCCAGCGGACAGTGAGAATCGTGGAG ATAGAAAACTGTTCGTTGGTATGCTGAGCAAGCAACAAACTGAAGAGGATGTTAGACAGCTTTTTGCTCCATTCGGAACAATAGAGGAGTGCACGATTCTTCGAGGACCCGATGGTGCCAGCAAAG GTTGTGCTTTCGTAAAGTTCAGTTCGCATCAAGAGGCGCAAGCGGCCATCAACAGTCTTCATGGTAGTCAGACTATGCCG GGCGCTTCCTCTAGTCTCGTGGTGAAGTTTGCTGATACGGAAAAGGAACGACAGCTCAGGCGCATGCAGCAAATGGCAGGCAACATGAGTCTACTGAACCCGTTCGTCTTCAATCAATTCGGGGCATACGGCGCTTACGCACAG aTCTTAGCAATTGAGGAACACCAACAAAGT CAGCAGGCGGCTCTTATGGCGGCCGCGACGGCGCAAGGCACTTACATCAACCCCATGGCCGCTTTGGCCACACAATTACCTCATGCCACACTCAACGGTATGGCCAACTCCGTAGTTCCACCTACCTCAG ATTTTGATGCAGGGGCGGGCACTGGGCAGCCAGTGAACGGTGCCATCCCAAGCTTGCCTTCGCCGACTATGCCCACGTTCAACATGGCGGCCCAAACGCCCAACGGGCAACCCGGAGGCGGCGAGGCCGTTTATACGAATGGAATCCATCAAACGTATCCAGCCC ATGCCCTGCATCTGTCCATTCCAGCGCAAGGTCTACCCAACGGAGAGGCAGCTTTACAGCACGCAGCAGCGTACCCAGGGATGCAACCTTTCCCAGGAGTCG GCTTTAAGACTAGCATGGAGATGCATCCCATAGTTGGGGAGTATGGGTGTGATTTGGTTTTAAATCTGTCTCCAGCATATCCGGCGGTATATGGACAGTTTCCGCAAGCCATACCGCAGCCGATGACAGCCGTGGCGCCTGCACAAAGAGAAG CTGTGGGTAGCTGCATTTTACCGTTATCTGTCTCAGGCTGTTCAATTTCTGGTCCAGAGGGGTGCAATCTGTTTATCTACCATTTACCACAAGAATTTGGCGATGCAGAGCTGATGCAGATGTTTTTACCATTCGGAAACGTAATCAGTTCGAAGGTGTTTATCGATCGCGCTACCAATCAAAGCAAGTGCTTCG
- the LOC111415491 gene encoding CUGBP Elav-like family member 4 isoform X13, producing the protein MNRPIQVKPADSENRGDRKLFVGMLSKQQTEEDVRQLFAPFGTIEECTILRGPDGASKGCAFVKFSSHQEAQAAINSLHGSQTMPGASSSLVVKFADTEKERQLRRMQQMAGNMSLLNPFVFNQFGAYGAYAQILAIEEHQQSQQAALMAAATAQGTYINPMAALATQLPHATLNGMANSVVPPTSDFDAGAGTGQPVNGAIPSLPSPTMPTFNMAAQTPNGQPGGGEAVYTNGIHQTYPAHALHLSIPAQGLPNGEAALQHAAAYPGMQPFPGVGFKTSMEMHPIVGEYGCDLVLNLSPAYPAVYGQFPQAIPQPMTAVAPAQREAVGSCILPLSVSGCSISGPEGCNLFIYHLPQEFGDAELMQMFLPFGNVISSKVFIDRATNQSKCFGFVSFDNPASAQAAIQAMNGFQIGMKRLKVQLKRPKDANRPY; encoded by the exons ATGAACCGCCCTATCCAAGTGAAGCCAGCGGACAGTGAGAATCGTGGAG ATAGAAAACTGTTCGTTGGTATGCTGAGCAAGCAACAAACTGAAGAGGATGTTAGACAGCTTTTTGCTCCATTCGGAACAATAGAGGAGTGCACGATTCTTCGAGGACCCGATGGTGCCAGCAAAG GTTGTGCTTTCGTAAAGTTCAGTTCGCATCAAGAGGCGCAAGCGGCCATCAACAGTCTTCATGGTAGTCAGACTATGCCG GGCGCTTCCTCTAGTCTCGTGGTGAAGTTTGCTGATACGGAAAAGGAACGACAGCTCAGGCGCATGCAGCAAATGGCAGGCAACATGAGTCTACTGAACCCGTTCGTCTTCAATCAATTCGGGGCATACGGCGCTTACGCACAG aTCTTAGCAATTGAGGAACACCAACAAAGT CAGCAGGCGGCTCTTATGGCGGCCGCGACGGCGCAAGGCACTTACATCAACCCCATGGCCGCTTTGGCCACACAATTACCTCATGCCACACTCAACGGTATGGCCAACTCCGTAGTTCCACCTACCTCAG ATTTTGATGCAGGGGCGGGCACTGGGCAGCCAGTGAACGGTGCCATCCCAAGCTTGCCTTCGCCGACTATGCCCACGTTCAACATGGCGGCCCAAACGCCCAACGGGCAACCCGGAGGCGGCGAGGCCGTTTATACGAATGGAATCCATCAAACGTATCCAGCCC ATGCCCTGCATCTGTCCATTCCAGCGCAAGGTCTACCCAACGGAGAGGCAGCTTTACAGCACGCAGCAGCGTACCCAGGGATGCAACCTTTCCCAGGAGTCG GCTTTAAGACTAGCATGGAGATGCATCCCATAGTTGGGGAGTATGGGTGTGATTTGGTTTTAAATCTGTCTCCAGCATATCCGGCGGTATATGGACAGTTTCCGCAAGCCATACCGCAGCCGATGACAGCCGTGGCGCCTGCACAAAGAGAAG CTGTGGGTAGCTGCATTTTACCGTTATCTGTCTCAGGCTGTTCAATTTCTGGTCCAGAGGGGTGCAATCTGTTTATCTACCATTTACCACAAGAATTTGGCGATGCAGAGCTGATGCAGATGTTTTTACCATTCGGAAACGTAATCAGTTCGAAGGTGTTTATCGATCGCGCTACCAATCAAAGCAAGTGCTTCG
- the LOC111415491 gene encoding CUGBP Elav-like family member 4 isoform X14 translates to MVSSLVRYRKLFVGMLSKQQTEEDVRQLFAPFGTIEECTILRGPDGASKGCAFVKFSSHQEAQAAINSLHGSQTMPGASSSLVVKFADTEKERQLRRMQQMAGNMSLLNPFVFNQFGAYGAYAQILAIEEHQQSQQAALMAAATAQGTYINPMAALATQLPHATLNGMANSVVPPTSDFDAGAGTGQPVNGAIPSLPSPTMPTFNMAAQTPNGQPGGGEAVYTNGIHQTYPAHALHLSIPAQGLPNGEAALQHAAAYPGMQPFPGVGFKTSMEMHPIVGEYGCDLVLNLSPAYPAVYGQFPQAIPQPMTAVAPAQREAVGSCILPLSVSGCSISGPEGCNLFIYHLPQEFGDAELMQMFLPFGNVISSKVFIDRATNQSKCFGFVSFDNPASAQAAIQAMNGFQIGMKRLKVQLKRPKDANRPY, encoded by the exons ATGGTCAGCTCGCTCGTTCGAT ATAGAAAACTGTTCGTTGGTATGCTGAGCAAGCAACAAACTGAAGAGGATGTTAGACAGCTTTTTGCTCCATTCGGAACAATAGAGGAGTGCACGATTCTTCGAGGACCCGATGGTGCCAGCAAAG GTTGTGCTTTCGTAAAGTTCAGTTCGCATCAAGAGGCGCAAGCGGCCATCAACAGTCTTCATGGTAGTCAGACTATGCCG GGCGCTTCCTCTAGTCTCGTGGTGAAGTTTGCTGATACGGAAAAGGAACGACAGCTCAGGCGCATGCAGCAAATGGCAGGCAACATGAGTCTACTGAACCCGTTCGTCTTCAATCAATTCGGGGCATACGGCGCTTACGCACAG aTCTTAGCAATTGAGGAACACCAACAAAGT CAGCAGGCGGCTCTTATGGCGGCCGCGACGGCGCAAGGCACTTACATCAACCCCATGGCCGCTTTGGCCACACAATTACCTCATGCCACACTCAACGGTATGGCCAACTCCGTAGTTCCACCTACCTCAG ATTTTGATGCAGGGGCGGGCACTGGGCAGCCAGTGAACGGTGCCATCCCAAGCTTGCCTTCGCCGACTATGCCCACGTTCAACATGGCGGCCCAAACGCCCAACGGGCAACCCGGAGGCGGCGAGGCCGTTTATACGAATGGAATCCATCAAACGTATCCAGCCC ATGCCCTGCATCTGTCCATTCCAGCGCAAGGTCTACCCAACGGAGAGGCAGCTTTACAGCACGCAGCAGCGTACCCAGGGATGCAACCTTTCCCAGGAGTCG GCTTTAAGACTAGCATGGAGATGCATCCCATAGTTGGGGAGTATGGGTGTGATTTGGTTTTAAATCTGTCTCCAGCATATCCGGCGGTATATGGACAGTTTCCGCAAGCCATACCGCAGCCGATGACAGCCGTGGCGCCTGCACAAAGAGAAG CTGTGGGTAGCTGCATTTTACCGTTATCTGTCTCAGGCTGTTCAATTTCTGGTCCAGAGGGGTGCAATCTGTTTATCTACCATTTACCACAAGAATTTGGCGATGCAGAGCTGATGCAGATGTTTTTACCATTCGGAAACGTAATCAGTTCGAAGGTGTTTATCGATCGCGCTACCAATCAAAGCAAGTGCTTCG